GCCAGATACACAGCCACCCATTCCAACAGAGTTCTTTTGAAGCCCTTGAATTCACCTATATTTGGCTTTACAGATTTAATGTCAATAAGGTATATCTCTCCAGAATGAGACTCGAGCTTCAAGTCAACTTTGGTTGGTTTCGATTTTTTCATTGTTCCGGTATTGCATACCTTTCTGATTTCAGTTATTTCTTTCTCTTTATCAGGACTTGTTTTAGCCGTACTCAGGTCGTTCATGATGCCTTGTATAACCTGCTCAGAGTCCGCTGAAATCTGACTGCCCACTTTCACATTTCTTTCAGCCGTTTTAAAATTAGTCAGCCCTATTTCTTTGGCAATTTGTTCAAAAGTGACAAGTCCTAAAGATGTGCTTATCGAGTGAATAAACGAGAACAGTGCCATTCTATCTTTGCCAAGTAGATTTGTGTGAAAAGGCATATATTTGGTTTCAGGACTATATTTCTCAAACTTGGCTCTTAAACACCCCTCCAAAATCCCTTTTATCTTTGTTTTCAATTTCTGGTTCATGTTATCCTCATTTGCTTTGCAATTTTGCAATTTTCCCGTCCTGCATCCATTTTTATGTTGCTTCTTTAAGGTGAAAGATTGTCTCCGAGTAAGCCCGTTTGTCTTTTTCTGTGCGATTCAACACCGGACGCTTATACTGATTCACAATTTTCATCCCGGCTTTTTCTGCAATCTTGGGATAAAGCTTGTATTTATCATTGGCAACCAAAAATACATGATAGTCATCTGCCAGAAAACGCTTGCAATTAATCAAAACCTCGCTTATCCCCTGCGCATAGCTTTCTCTTGCCTGAACCCCCTGCCCTTTGTAGAGAGGCCCAATCTCAAGCTCATCATGGCGTTCAAAGCCAAATGTGTCATACGCATAGGCGTGCTGTTCGTGATAATCAATCAAACCCACATAAGGCGGTGAAGTGAATATCCCCTTAAACTTTTGAGTTTTAATCATCGAACCCAAATCGGCGTCCAAATTCGATACTTTTTCCGCAATATCCACATTCCTGCTATCGCCCGTAATGCAAGCCTGTCTTGTATTTGTGCGCAGCCCATCAAAGGTTTTCAATCTTTTCAAAGTGTCCATGGAATAACGTTTCCACCACTTCAGAATCGAGAATAGCGGTTTGCAAATCTTAGCATGTTTTCGGCAATAATATGTCGTTGTAACGGGTTCCATCAGTGTTGCCAGGTCAGAGTGTGTGGTGGCTCTGCAGCTTCTAATGGTGCGGCTCAGAATTATGCCCAATATCTTTCTTATCGCCGGGGTTTCCGCCTTCTGAATCTCGTTAAACACAAAATCAATCTCTTCCCGAATGTGCTGAATGAACCATTTTTCCATGAAGGAAACGGGGGTTTCAGCAATCAGTTTTATCTCATACTCATCAACCAATTTATTGTATATGGGCAAGAATTCCTGCTCTTTCTCGGCAGAATATGTCTTTACATCGATTTCCCGGGTGCGAACCATCCGCCTAAATTCGGGTGTGGGGAAATACTGCTTGTTAAATTCATACAGTTCTTCCAAAAGACGGTCTTCGAATTCAATTGTCTTTGAATCTCGTAAATGCCACTCCAAAGCCTCGGTTATCCTATCCAGTTCAAAAGACAGCTCGGCAAAATCATATTTCTTTATCTTGCTTCCGCATATCATCACGTTAAAGGCGGACACATCGATTCCAACGGCATTGATTCCCAATTCGTTTGCCTGAACCAATGTGGTTCCACTTCCGGCAAATGGGTCAAGCACAATGTCTCCAGGCTCAAAAAACACTTCTCTCTTATAGCGGTCAATATGTTTGTCCAAAAAGTATTCCACCAATTGCGGGATAAATTTCCCCTTGTAGGGATGCAGTCTATGCACATGTTTGGTGGTTTCTGATTCTTTGTATTGCTCAAAAGACAATGCCCAGTTTAGGTCATCCCCCAATTGCTGACGCCACCGGTGTTCACGAAATCTATTGTTTGTATGATAGTATTCATCAAGCTCACTTTTGGATACAAATGAGGACCCCATCTCGCCATATTTTCTCACCAGCCCATATTGGATGAGATAGCTGATATTGGAAATTGTTACATCTTTTCCAAGCAGGCTGGATGCCCAATCGCTGGCTTCTTTTAAATCCATCAAATCTGTGGGTTCGAGTGCCATTTATCGCTCCGTGATTTCTTCTTGTTTCGTTATGTGATTTCACATATCGACTTCTAACCATCTTTAAAAACTTCAATTCCGTGTCAATGAAAAATTATCCCCTGCAAACCAAGCTGCAAGCCTGTTTTGTTTTAAGTCCACCTCTGTCCCAGATTCATCTGGCACAATGTCCTTTCGACCACCTAAACCCTGCAAATCATCACCCAACCCCGCGCCCATGCGTCATCCTGAGCGCCAGCGATAGGCTCGCCGGAACACCGGATTCATCCGGTCGTAGGTGCCAGATTCATCTGGCACAATGTCCTTTCGACCACTCAGACTCCGCCCACCACCACCCAAACCCGCCCCGAAGCGTCATTCTGAGCGAAGCGAAGAATCCAGCCCAT
This Candidatus Cloacimonadota bacterium DNA region includes the following protein-coding sequences:
- a CDS encoding TdeIII family type II restriction endonuclease, with the protein product MNQKLKTKIKGILEGCLRAKFEKYSPETKYMPFHTNLLGKDRMALFSFIHSISTSLGLVTFEQIAKEIGLTNFKTAERNVKVGSQISADSEQVIQGIMNDLSTAKTSPDKEKEITEIRKVCNTGTMKKSKPTKVDLKLESHSGEIYLIDIKSVKPNIGEFKGFKRTLLEWVAVYLAANPTAKVHTLLAMPYNPYHPESYARWTMKGMIDINNELKVAEEFWDFLGGEGTYDALLDIFEEVGVEMRDEIDAYFAKFK
- a CDS encoding site-specific DNA-methyltransferase, yielding MALEPTDLMDLKEASDWASSLLGKDVTISNISYLIQYGLVRKYGEMGSSFVSKSELDEYYHTNNRFREHRWRQQLGDDLNWALSFEQYKESETTKHVHRLHPYKGKFIPQLVEYFLDKHIDRYKREVFFEPGDIVLDPFAGSGTTLVQANELGINAVGIDVSAFNVMICGSKIKKYDFAELSFELDRITEALEWHLRDSKTIEFEDRLLEELYEFNKQYFPTPEFRRMVRTREIDVKTYSAEKEQEFLPIYNKLVDEYEIKLIAETPVSFMEKWFIQHIREEIDFVFNEIQKAETPAIRKILGIILSRTIRSCRATTHSDLATLMEPVTTTYYCRKHAKICKPLFSILKWWKRYSMDTLKRLKTFDGLRTNTRQACITGDSRNVDIAEKVSNLDADLGSMIKTQKFKGIFTSPPYVGLIDYHEQHAYAYDTFGFERHDELEIGPLYKGQGVQARESYAQGISEVLINCKRFLADDYHVFLVANDKYKLYPKIAEKAGMKIVNQYKRPVLNRTEKDKRAYSETIFHLKEAT